In Candidatus Methanomethylophilus alvi Mx1201, a genomic segment contains:
- a CDS encoding AlbA family DNA-binding domain-containing protein: MEESAKKNKRKPVNERAGYMILLVMALLFVVISFVMKEYEGMLVSVPTIIVVAVFLVRNGRFYVPPALIVLMSVVLLLFMIAKYSVKIQNELIFGGVADLMMGAFLGLIGLIVVYTMLRSMPNFDKDNAFFVSLSAFCIGVSLSVIILLLNYTIVSFQNESGLEYSAPFIAVREVLMVIAGSGFVNILFYLNRHNGLFKHTLEKFLSENADTLGIEDQEIRNIEKIIETRETSVIEFKSTIRTNLKTGEKDPRMEKAVLKTLVAFLNSKGGTLLIGVADDGTVIGVDEDSFENRDKMMLHLNNLIKTQIGGEFLPYITYRAFDMDGKTIIKIDCSRSESPVFLKEGKVETFFVRSGPSSIDLHGTDMLAYANHNFGSQLRKVYNKIK; encoded by the coding sequence ATGGAAGAGTCTGCTAAAAAGAACAAGCGTAAGCCGGTGAACGAACGCGCGGGATACATGATACTTCTCGTCATGGCGTTATTGTTCGTGGTCATCTCATTCGTCATGAAAGAGTATGAAGGCATGCTGGTGTCCGTACCCACGATTATCGTAGTGGCGGTATTTCTGGTACGTAACGGCAGATTCTACGTGCCTCCGGCCCTGATCGTACTGATGTCCGTCGTCCTGTTACTTTTCATGATTGCGAAATACAGCGTCAAGATACAGAACGAGCTGATATTCGGCGGCGTCGCAGACTTGATGATGGGCGCTTTCCTCGGGCTCATCGGGCTCATAGTCGTCTATACGATGCTGCGCTCCATGCCGAACTTCGACAAGGACAATGCGTTCTTCGTCAGTCTCAGCGCTTTCTGCATAGGCGTCTCCCTATCGGTCATAATCCTCCTGCTCAACTACACCATCGTCTCCTTCCAAAATGAAAGCGGACTCGAATACAGCGCCCCTTTCATCGCAGTGAGGGAGGTCCTGATGGTCATTGCCGGAAGCGGATTCGTGAACATCCTGTTCTACCTCAACCGCCACAACGGACTGTTCAAACACACCCTCGAAAAGTTCCTGTCGGAGAATGCTGACACATTGGGCATAGAGGACCAGGAGATACGCAACATCGAGAAGATCATCGAGACGAGGGAGACATCCGTCATCGAATTCAAATCCACGATAAGGACGAATCTGAAGACGGGGGAGAAGGACCCCCGCATGGAGAAGGCCGTCCTCAAGACCTTGGTGGCGTTCCTCAACAGCAAGGGGGGCACGCTCCTGATAGGGGTGGCGGACGACGGCACCGTCATCGGAGTGGACGAGGACTCTTTCGAAAACCGTGACAAGATGATGCTGCATCTGAACAATCTGATAAAGACCCAGATAGGAGGAGAGTTCCTCCCGTACATCACATACAGGGCTTTCGACATGGATGGCAAGACCATAATAAAGATCGACTGCAGCAGGAGTGAGAGCCCCGTATTCCTCAAGGAGGGTAAGGTGGAGACATTCTTCGT
- a CDS encoding C2H2-type zinc finger protein — protein sequence MTHKDDYQPAYSQPISPSAPMWLTPEERQAGINKNLKVAAHRFLCPNCGKEFSLFQSRAVACKYCPKAASRCPNVRCPYCDSEFPINGFVVPDGNRQDQRVMNDYTDEVFNRWADTYNRR from the coding sequence ATGACACACAAGGACGACTACCAACCGGCCTACAGCCAGCCCATATCCCCCTCTGCTCCGATGTGGCTTACTCCCGAGGAGAGACAGGCAGGCATCAACAAGAACCTTAAGGTGGCTGCACACAGGTTCCTCTGTCCCAACTGCGGGAAGGAGTTCAGCCTTTTCCAATCAAGGGCCGTAGCCTGCAAGTACTGTCCCAAAGCGGCATCGCGCTGTCCCAACGTGAGATGCCCCTACTGCGACTCCGAGTTCCCCATAAACGGATTCGTCGTACCCGATGGCAACAGACAGGACCAGAGGGTGATGAACGACTACACCGACGAAGTGTTCAACCGCTGGGCAGACACTTATAACAGACGCTGA
- a CDS encoding PPC domain-containing DNA-binding protein, whose translation MTRGRIFVLKLENGDSIKQSIESFAKEHDIMNGYYTLEGNVAAGSSFVVGLCDTNNGHHEPIIYKLENNCEFFGLGTVIRDSICGEPIIHMHGSVGRNGQAVTGCFRESVKVWLSMEVILEEIIGDKVSRDYDPVYGVRSLEIQE comes from the coding sequence ATGACGCGTGGAAGGATTTTCGTCTTAAAGCTTGAGAACGGGGATTCGATAAAGCAGTCTATCGAGAGCTTTGCCAAAGAGCATGACATAATGAACGGCTACTATACGCTGGAAGGCAACGTGGCCGCCGGATCAAGTTTTGTCGTAGGTCTTTGCGATACCAACAACGGTCATCACGAACCTATCATCTATAAGCTCGAGAACAATTGCGAGTTCTTCGGCCTAGGCACGGTCATTCGTGACAGCATATGTGGAGAGCCGATAATCCATATGCATGGGTCCGTGGGTCGCAACGGGCAGGCCGTCACCGGTTGTTTCCGTGAGAGTGTCAAAGTATGGCTCTCCATGGAAGTGATCTTGGAAGAGATCATCGGCGACAAGGTGTCCAGGGACTATGATCCCGTCTACGGGGTCAGAAGCCTCGAGATACAGGAATAA